The nucleotide sequence AGGGCGCAGTGATCACGTTCCATTTGGCGAAGCAGGAATCCCAGCAGCGCTATTCATCCACGAGCCAGTTGAGCCATGGTATCATACCCCAGAAGATACCATCGATAAAATCAGTAAGGAAAAGCTTCAGGATGTAGCAGAAATAGTTGGAACAGCTATATACGATAGAGCCCGATTTGATCATATGGGACCTAAAGATAAAAAAGTAAAGGTGAAAAAGGAAAAGAACAAAGAACTGTATCATAATAAATCCATAAAATAATCTTCAGGCTTGCTACTTTTATTAAGTAAAGAACGATTTTCCTTCAAAGGGAAATCGTTCTTTTTATTGTCCAGGCATATGAGAAGACAGAGGAAAGATTCAATGGGTGATTTTTTGTAGGCAGTCATGTGCTCAATTTTAGGAGCAAGCTTTTTATTTATAAAGGCGGGATTGACAGATGGCTGAGTTTTGATTGCCGGAGAGCCGATTTTATAGTGGGCTGCTCTGATTACCGGGCAGTGTGTAAACAGAAGATGAAGAATCCGCGGTAAGCAGACTAGCTTCACTGCGGATTTTTATATTGATAGGTAATTTTATTTAGCGTTTACATATTAGAGAATTCAAAATATATTGACATGTAATCGTTTTATTATTTATAATCTAACAAAGGAATTTCCTTTAAACAGAAAACGATTCCGTTATACGGAAAAACAGGGGGGCCGGTTAAAAAAGTAGAATTTGCTAGTCAATAAGCAGCGCTGGCTTTTTGAAAAATTTTATACCTTGATAGATTAGGGGGTTCGGTTAATGGAAGGGATGCAATCTCACGAACAATTAAACCGTTCTATGAAAAAACGTCATTTATTTATGCTTTCACTTGGAGGAGTTATTGGTACAGGTCTTTTCCTAAATGCTGGTTATACAATTAATCAGGCAGGGGCAGGAGGGGCCATGATAGGGTATTTAGTCGGTGGTGTCATCCTATACATGGTCATGGTCTGCTTAGGCGAACTTGCTGTTCATATGCCTGTTACGGGTTCATTCCAAAAATATGCCGCTAAGTATATTGGTCCTTCCGCTGGTTTTGCTCTTGGATGGATGTACTTTGTAGGATCGGCGGCGACCGCCGGCGTAGAATTTACAGCAGCCGGAATTTTAATGAAACAATGGTTTCCACATGTTCCTGTTTGGATTTGGTGTGCTGTGTTTATCGTTCTATTGTTTACTTTGAATGCGCTCACAACAAAAGGATTTGCTGAGGCAGAATACTGGTTTGCTGGAATAAAAGTTGTCGCGGTTATCGCCTTTATTCTTATTGGAATTGCCGGTATCTTTGGTTTTATTCCTTTGTCGGATCGTCCGGCTCCTTTCTTTAACAATCTCGCACCTTCCGGACTGTTTCCAGCTGGAATTGCCATTGTTTTTGTGACAATGATGAATGTCATTTTTTCTTACCAGGGCTCCGAATTAATTGGGATTGCTGCTGGGGAAAGTGAAGAGCCCGAAAAGAATATTCCGAGGGCTATACGCAATGTGCTTTTCAGAATTATTGTATTTTATATTGCTTCTATCATTATTCTGGCTGCTATATTTCCTTCTTCTGAACTAGGTTTGTTAGAGAGTCCATTTGTTACATTAATGAAGCTGGCGGGAGTTCCATATGCTGCTGGAATCATGAATTTCATTATCTTAACGGCTATTCTGTCTGTTGGAAACTCATGTCTATATGCCTCTACTCGTTTATTATGGGCGATGGCCCATGATGGAATGGCGCCTAAGTTGTTTGGAAAGCTGTCCAAAAGAAAAGTTCCTTTAAATGCTCTTCTTTTTACAATCTCCTTCTCATTGTTATCTTTGCTGACGAGCTTTATTGCTGCTGACACTGTGTTCGTGCTGCTTATGTCGATAGCGGGGATTTCTGTTACGATCTCATGGATGGGCATCGCTTTGTCACAATATATGTTCCGGAGAAGATTTATAAAAGCGGGAGGGAAGAAGGAAGAACTGAAATATAGAGTTCCTCTTTATCCGTTTGTTCCTTTGTTCTGTGTCACGTTCTGTTTCTCTATTCTTGTCTTCCTTGTCTTTGATCCGACTCAGCGAATCGGTGTATTGTACGGCACTGGCTTCTTAGTTGCTTGTGTACTATTTTATAAATTTAAATTGGCAAAAAAAGCAGGAGCCTCGGAAGATTTGGACGAAGATGACCAGGATATTGTCTAACTATTTTAATGATTGATCAAATATAAAAAAGCAATGGATGTATATCGGTTTGAAAAGGCCGATTCATCCATTGCTTTTGATAATTAAAGCCCGCTATATCCTAATTTAGCAGAAATACGTTTACCGGTTTCGATCACATTCTCAATTAGAAAGCCTAGTTTTTCATCTGTCAGGTTAAAGCTGACAAAACCAACACTCACTGCTCCGTGCACTTCTCCGAAATGGTTTAAGATCGGGGCAGCAACAGAGGATGTTCCCTCTGTTCTTTCGCTATGGCTAATGCCATAACCCTTCGTTTTTGTTTCTTTCAACAATTCCCAAAAAGCTGTTCTTTCTTGTTCTGGAAGAAGCGTATCTACAATTTTTTTTGCTTGTTTGTATGGCATGTAAGCAAGCATAACTTTATTAGCGGCTCCTATATTCATCGGGATTCGCAAGCCCAGCTGGTCAAACACACGGATCGTATTTTTTTCACTGTCGATCCGTTCGATGATTAGTGACTCTGTTCCTGCCGGCTGGCTAAGATAGACGCTTTCTTCTACATTTGTCATGAGCCTTTCTAATTCAGGTCTTATTTGGCTAATGTAATCCATTTTGTCATACATGCGCAGGCCGTATTCAAGCCAAATATTGCCTAAACCATATTGTTTAGATTGTTCATCTTGTTGAATTAAGCCGTGCTTAGCCATCGCTTTTAATAAGCGGTGCATGGAACTTACAGGAAGGTCACATTTTTGGGATAGTTCCGTAATAGATAGCCGGTTTTCTGATTCATCAGAAACTAGCACTTGAATAACATTCATCGCACGATCAATTGATTGCATAAACGTATCACCTGTCTTTCGCCACAAAATCATAAAATGAAATTTTCTGAAAAAAATTAAAACATTATTGACAGTATATCATATTAAATTTTATAATTTAAGAAACTTTCCTAACAACGGAATTGATTTCCGTTCAACGGAAAAATAAGGAGGGAGAAAATGACATATTGCTCGTCTATGTATAAACCATTAGAACGTGTAATTGTAAAACACCCTAATGATGCTTTTATTAGCCAGGATCAAATAAACAATGAATGGCAAAAGTTCAACTATGTAGAAGCACCAGATTTTAATGAAGCTCTAAATGAGTATGCAGACTTCATTTCCATACTGGAAAAACATGTTCCCCAGATTGATTATTTACCGACATCCTCAAAAGTTGGAATGGACTCTTTGTATGCGCATGATCCTGTGAAGTTTACAAGCAAAGGAGCCATTATCTTAAAATCTGGAAAGGCATTAAGGCAGCCTGAGGCGGGTGTATATAAAGAATTTCTTAAAGAAAAGAACATCCCGGTTATCGGTGAATTAACCGGCAATGCTGTAGCAGATGGCGGTGACATTGTCTGGCTTGATGACCGGACACTCGCTGTCGGACGTGGTTATCGTACGAACGATGAAGCCATCCGGCAATTAAAAGAAATGACAGCCGACCTTGTAGATGAATTTATCATTGTTCAGCTTCCCCACGATCAGGGAGAGGCAGAATGTCTTCACCTTATGTCTTTCATCAGCATGGTAGATCGCGATTTAGCGGTTGTGCATTCCCGGCTAATGCCAGTTTTTTTCAGGCAGCTTCTGATCGAGCGCGGTATTCAGCTAATTGAAGTGCCAAATGATGAATATATGAACTTAGGATGCAATGTGCTTGCACTAGCTCCGAGAGTATGTGTGATTGCTGCTGGAAACGATTGCACCAAACAGCAGCTGCTTGATGCAGGGGCTACGGTATATGAATACAAAGGAAATGAAATCAGCTATAAAGGCACTGGCGGGCCAACTTGCTTAACTTGTCCAGTTGTTCGTAATTAATAAAGGCTCTTTTTAAAAGAGTATTGTTTGTTAATAAGTTTTGAGAAAGTAAACCGCTAATAAAGAAGTTGATTGGAACGGAGGGAGCGAGACTCCAGGAGGAATAGCGAGACAAATGAGACGCCACAGGCGCACAGCGCCGAGGAGGCTCACCGTCCGCCCTGCTCCAACGGATCAGTCTGGAGCAGAAATCAACCATTCTTTTTTATGAACTGACAACATAGTTTACGAAAATAGCCTTAATAAAAAATCATTGGAGGAATCACTTATGTTTAAAAATGTCATCGTAAAAACACCAGGAAAAAGCTATGTAAATGGATTAACAACATCTGACCTAGGAAAGCCAGATTATGATAAATTACTTGAGCAGCATGCTGCTTATGTAGAAGCTTTGAAAAAGTGCGGCGTGGCCGTTACACACTTGCCAGCAAGTGAAGAGTTTCCAGATTCCACTTTCGTTGAAGATACGGCTGTCTTGACTCCGGAATTTGCTGTTATTTCAAATCCGGGAGCTGATTCAAGAAACGGAGAAATTAAAGAAATGGAGCCGGTTTTAAAAGGATTCTACGACAAGCTTCACTATATTAAAGCTCCAGGGACATTAGATGGAGGAGATGTTCTTCAAGTGGAAGATCATTTCTACGTTGGTATTTCTGAACGTACAAATGAAGAGGGAGCTCGTCAATTTAAAGAAATCATGGAATCGGAAGGCTATAAAGCAACGATTGTTCCATTGGAGAAGTTCTTTCATCTAAAAACAGGGATTGCTTATCTTGGCAATAACTTGATCGTAGCTGCTGGTGAATTTATCGGCCATCCAGACTTTGCCCAATACGACCAGCTTACTGTTTCAGCTGAAGACGAATATTCAGCGAACTGCATCCTTGTAAATGACTATGTCATCATTCCAAAGGGATACGAAGAGACAAAACGCAAAATGAACGAAGCGGGATACAAAACAATCGAATTAGAAATGTCAGAATTCCAAAAGCAAGATGGCGGGTTAAGCTGCTTATCCTTGCGCTTCTAAAGATTACAACAATACTTCCATCAGCAGGGCTAGTCTCTGCTGATGGAAAAACAAACGGGAAAGGTGATTTCAATGAGCCAATTATTATGGGGAACTCCTGAAACTCTTCGGGCGCTGTTATGTGAGCTTGTCAGCTGGGATAGCCGCACCTTCACAGATGGGGAACGAAAATTTGCTTATAATGTTCGAGAAAAATTAAGCGAGCTTGACTACTTTAAAAAGCATCCAGACTATTTATCCCTTCACCCAGCCGATCTTGGCCGACATTTCGTTACGGCATTTTATAGACATCCTGAAGCAAAGGATACAGTTGTGTTAATTAGTCATTTTGACACAGTCCAGACAGAAGAGTATGGCGATCTTGAACCTCTTGCTTTTAGACCGGAAGAACTGACGAAAGAATTGCTTAATCGAAAAAGTAATCTGCCAGAAGGGGCGCGCATTGATCTTGAGTCAGGAAAGTACCTATTCGGACGCGGAACAATGGATATGAAAATGGGGCTCGCCCTTCATATGGCTCTAATCGAAAAAGCAAGCATTGAACAGTGGCCGATTAACCTAGTGCTCTTAACGGTTCCTGATGAGGAAGTAAATTCCTCGGGTATGAGAGCAGCGGTCACAGAGCTCGTAAATATGCGCGATAAGTACGGCATTTCTTATAAGCTATTTTTAAATAGTGAACCGTCTTTCTCACAAAAACCAGGTGATGAGAAACATTATGTTTATTCCGGAACACTAGGGAAAATTATGCCGGCCGCTCTTTTTTACGGGAAAGAGACTCATGTCGGGGAACCGTTAAAAGGAATGACAGCAAACTATATCGCTTCTTTCCTTACACAGATGATGGAATGGAATCCTATTTTTCATGAAAGTGACCTTGGTGAAAATACTCCTTTACCAGTCTCCCTTCAACAAAAAGATTTGAAAACACAATACTCAACACAGACACCTTATCGTGCGGCTGCTCTTTATAATGTCTTTTTAATGAAAAGAACGGCTTCCGAGATTATGGATCTATTTGAAGAAGTGGCACAAAAGGCAGCAAAAAAGTGCAATGAGGCTTACAAAGTGCTTTGTCAGAGTGAACAAATTGATGGAGTTGGCGAAGTTCGAGTATTGCGCTATGAAAAGCTGCTTGCTTATGCCGCAGAAAAGCTGGGCAGCGAGCTTGTTAAGAAAATAAAAGATGAAGTTCAAGAAAACACCGAATGGGATGAACGGGAAAAATCACTGCGAATCGCTGATAAACTGCTAATCCAGTGTCAGGAGCTTGCACCAGCGATTGTTTTGTTGTTTGCCCCTCCATATTACCCGGCTGTTAATACGTCTGGTGACCCACTTGTTATAGAATCTGTTCAGCTAGTAAAGAAAGTGGCGAGCAATTTTGGTGTAGACGTGGAGCAGATTCATTATTTTAATGGGCTTTGTGATCTAAGTTATGTCCACTATCATGATGAAGCCAATGGATGGGAGGCTTTTGAACGCAATACACCCGTTTGGGGAGATATTTACACGATTCCTTTTGCTGATATGCTTCAGCTTCAAGCACCTGTGCTCAATGTAGGACCGTTCGGCAAAGATGCCCATCAGCTTACTGAGCGCCTTCATATCGACAGTGCATTCGTTCATACTCCGGCCATGCTTGATCATTTAATAAAGAGTATGGTAAAAAAAACAGTTGAGATGCGATAGGATGGACCTATCGCATTTACCCAATTGGCAGCAAAGCACAGTAGCATGATAGATAAATAGCTGAAGTTAATTTTCATCGCTTGACGATAAAATATAACCGGGGGTCTAATATGAATAATCTGACTAAACAGAATATTTCTTCCGAGCCGCTTAATCAGCCCACAAATTCTACTACCCAATTAAATGAGTTGCCGGAAAAGGGAATTAATCCTTTTGTTCTAATGTTTGTAGTAATTGCGATAGTAACGGCTTTAACCTACATTTTACCTGCGGGTCAATATGCAAGGATTGAAAAAGAAGGCCGAAGTGTAGTCGATCCTAGTTCTTTTCAGTTTGTTGATTCCACACCAGTAGGGTTATTGGAAATGTTTAGCAGTGTTCATGCGGGGATGATTGAAGGCGCTTCCATTATATTGTTTGTTTTTTTATTTGGTGGGGCCCTTGGCATCATGCAGGCCACTGGGGCAATTGATTCGTTTATCAAATTTGTAGCTGTCCGATTCGGATCAAAAGAGAAATTACTTATTCCGCTGATGGTATTAGTCTTCGCCTCGCTAGGGACGCTCATTGGCTCAGCTGAGGATGCGCTAGTGTATATTGCCATTGTAGTTCCCATGACAGTTGCCTTGGGATTCGATGCACTTACCGGTTTTGCCATTGTCATGCTGGGAACGTTAGCAACCGGGTTTATTTCCGGTTTAACGAATCCATTTAATGTCGGGGTTGCCCAGAGCATCGCCGAATTGCCGATGTATTCTGGAATGGGCTTGCGGATCGCCATTCTTGCTGCTTTTTATGTTCTGACAGTCGTGTATATTTATCGTCATGCGATGAAAGTAAAAAGAAATCCGGAGCTTGGTGAGTACGGAAAGTTCAGTCGAGAGGAACAGACACAGCTTGACAAGAGCTTTAAAATGGGCAAAAGACACTTCTTTGCTCTAATGGTTCTGCTTTTAAACTTTATATTCTTAGTTTACGGAGTGATTAAACTAGGGTGGTATATTAGTGAAATTGGCGGCTTGTTTTTATTAAGTGCCATCATTATGGGTTTTATCGGAGGATTATCTCCGTCTAGGATGGCTAACGGTTTTATTTCTGGAGCGAGCGATATGGTTTCTGGAGCATTGATTATCGGTATCGCGCAAACCATTCTCGTTATTATTACCAATGGGGGCTTGTTGGATACCATCCTATACTACGCTGCAGGTTTGGTAGAGCATCTTCCGCCGGCGATTAATGCTGTTGGGATGTTTATCGTACAAATGTTTCTCAACTTTATTGTCCCATCCGGAAGCGGACAAGCTGCTCTTACGATGCCAATTATGGCACCGCTTGCAGACTTGATGGGTGTGACAAGACAAACGGCTGTATTAGCCTTCCAGCTTGGAGATGGAATATCCAACATGATTTTCCCGACTTCTGGTTTGCTATTGGCGGGATTAGCTGTAGCGGGCATATCATTTACGAAATGGGTGAAATGGGTTCTTCCCTATCTAGCCATTCAAGTTGTGATAGCTGTGATTTTCTTAGTGATTGCTCAAGTGATTCATTATGGCCCATTTTAACGACGACGCAGAGAAGCGATCATGCAACATTAAAAAATAAGGGAGGTCTTTAGAATGAAGGCAGTATTGGAGACAGTAGAGAAAGAGGTCATTTCATGGAGACGGCATTTTCATGAAAATCCGGAACTCTCTTACCAGGAGCATAATACCTCTGAATACATCTATAATTTATTGAAAACATTTCCAAACCTTGAAGTGACAAGGCCAACGAAAACGAGTGTGCTGGCTGTTCTAAAAGGGTCAAAGCAATCAGAAGGAAAAGAGCATACGATTGCTTTTCGAGCGGACATTGACGCGCTTCCCATTCAAGAAGAAGCAGATGTGGAATTTAAATCAAAAAATCCCGGTGTGATGCATGCATGCGGTCATGATGCGCATGCAGCGATGCTATTAGGTGCGGCAAGAGTGCTTTCTGAGAAAAAAGCAGAGGTTGCTGGAGAAATTAAATTTATTTTTCAGCATGCGGAAGAGGTCCTGCCGGGAGGAGCTCAGGAATTAGTTAAGCAAGGGGTAATGAAAGGGGTAGATTATGCTTTTGCTCTTCATGTTAGCCCTTATGAGCGGACAGGAACTATTTGCATTCGGGAAGGTGTATTCTGTGCAGCGGCTGATGACTTTGAAATCAAAATTACGGGGCGAGGGGGCCATGCATCTACTCCTGAATTAACGATTGATCCTTTGATTATCGGTGCGGAAATTACGACCAATATTCAGCAGATTGTTTCCAGAAAAATTTCGGCCCTTAGAGCCCCGGTTGTTTCAGTTACTACCTTCCATGCCGGAGGCGCACTTAACGTTATTCCAGAATATGCGGAGCTCGGTGGAACAATCCGTTCTTTGGATCCTGATAGCCGAGTGAAAGCGAGGGAGCATCTTGAGAAAATTGTCAAAGGCATTACAGAGGCACACGGAGCAACCTATGAAATAAACTGGTATTTAGGCTATCCAGCTGTCGTCAATAAAAAAGAGGCGGTTGATGTTTCGAGAGCCGTTGTAGAAGAGATTCGCGGAAAGGAAAACGCAATTAATGTCGAGGAGCCGATGTTCGGAACAGAAGACTTCTCTGCTTACTCTGAAGCTGTTCCTGCATCTATGCAATTTATCGGGGTGCATAGCGAAGAGTTAGGAGAAGCTTATCCTTTGCATCATCCTCAATTTAAAATTGACGAAAATGCTCTAAAATACGGAGTAGAATATTTCGTTGGCATTGCAGAAAAATTGTGCGGTCAATAAAATAAAAAAGAAGGAGCGAGACTCAAATATTCTTTGAGTCTTGCTTCTTTTCTGTAAAAACTATAGTTTATTTCAATACAGCTGCATTGCGACCGGCAGTTTTTTGTTTCCTTTGCCATGCTATGGAGACAAGCATCGTCAAAGCAAGGATAATGAGCCCTAGCAGAAATGGATAGTATATATGCACATCATACAGAAGACCGGCGAGTGTCGGACCAAGCACATTGCCGATACTCATATAAGCATTATTCATCCCCATCGCAAAGCCCTGTTCATTGCCTGCCAGCTTAGATATAAGCGTATTTAGCACCGGGCGTAAAATGGATGAAGCGAGAAAAATCATAAGCGTAACAATAAAAAATAAGGAATAGCTTGAAGCAAAAAAAGACGAGAGGAACCCGATTGTTGTAACAGCTAGGAACATATTCAATATAGCTCCTTCACCGTACCGGTGTACGATGCGGTCCACGATAAATAACTGAACAATTACACTGACGATACCTGTTGCCGTTACCATGACGGCGATCTCCTGGGGAGTGGCACCGAATTTATTATCAACGAAAAGTCCGATAACAGATTCATAAGCCATTAATCCAAAGCTCATAACAAGTGTAATAATAAGTGGAATAAAATAAGGCTTTCGAACAGATTGAGCGAGCTTCTTTACCATTCGCTCATCATCTACTCCAGATGAGAAGCCGACTTCTTCCTTGCTTTCTTTTAACCAAATAGCGGAGAAAGCCACAGCGGCCACACCGATAATAGCCGAAACGAGCAACGGCATTTTGAGGCCAAAATCAGCAAGGAATCCTCCTACACCAGGGCCGACAACGATACCGAGAGACATGGCAGCAGAAATCAGACTATTTCCTTTAGCGCGTTGTTCCATTGTGGTAATATCGGCCACATAGGCAAAGATAGCCGGGATTAATAAAGCTGCTCCAATCCCGCCAATAACGCGTGAAAGATATAAAATGCTGATCGTATCGGAAAAATAAAATACAAACATAGAGAGAGCCAGTCCGCTAAGCCCTGCAATAATCATAATACGCCGGCCGTATTGATCGGCCCATTTTCCAGCGATAGGGGACATGATCAACTGAGCACCGGCAAAAATAGCAATAATTAAGCCGGCCGCTGTTCCGCCTTGGCCAATCGACAGCAGATAAGCAGGTAGAATAGGGATGATAATGCCAAAACTGCCGATAGCTATAAACATATTAATCATCAAAATAATCATTTTTTTGCGCTGTTCAGGTAACAAAAGAACACCTTCTTTCCGTATACATTTTCTTCAGAAAATGCTAAATATTTAATATAGCGAGAGATGGGGAAGTTGTCAATTGAATAGTTGCTATTTAGGCAGATTATTTATTAGTAGGGAGAAAGGAGGCAGTTAGTCTATAGTCGAAAATAATAGAGATAGATAAAAATGGAGATTGATCTCTCGACATAGTGCTGGTTGCAGTCTGTGAGTCACAATTACTGTAAACATTTTTTAGATAGACGGGCTTACATAATGAAGGGGGGAAATTATTTTGCTAAAAGTGAATGTACAACATATTGATGCATTTAGTTCGATTCCCGGAAAGGGGAACCCGGCTGGTGTAGTATTAAATGGTGATGACTATACTGAAAAGCAGATGTTAGCTATCGCAGCAGCCGTAGGATTTAACGAAACCGCTTTTGTCGTTTCTTCAAAAATAGCTGATTTCCGTATCCGTTATTTTACACCTGGACATGAAGTGAATTTATGCGGCCATGCAACGATGGGAACGGTTTATGCTTTAAGAATGAACGGTTTGCTAAAACAATCATCTATTACAATTGAGACGAATGCAGGTGTACTGCCCATATATATTCATGAAGAACACGATCAATTACTGATGACTATGCAGCAGGCAAAACCTCAATTTCAGCCATTTAAGGGATTGAGATCGGACTTAGCAGCATCCATCGGATTAAGGGAAGAGGACTTACATCCAACCTACCCAATTGTTTATGGCAGTACAGGGATTTGGACGTTGATTATTCCGGTTAAGGAGTTATCAAGCTTCAATAAAATGAATCCTCTGACAGAAAGCTTTCCAGATATTTTAAAGGAAAGGCCAAAAGCATCTTTACATCCTATCTGTTTCCAAGTGCGCGATCATGACAGCGATATGCATGCTCGCCACTTTTCATCCCCTTATTCGGGTACAGTAGAAGACGCCATTACAGGTACCGCTTCAGGTGTGATGGGAGCGTATTATAAAACTTTTATAAAGAAAGACACTGTGTTGCCAACGACGCTTATTGTGGAACAAGGGCATGAAATCGATAAGGAAGGACGAGTGTACGTACATATAAAAGGAGAGCAGGATCAACTAGACCTTTCTATTTCAGGGACGGCTGCTTATGTTAAAAATATTGAAATTGAAATCGAATAAGTGAGCATACACAGCGGCTGAATGTTCGACCATTGATTTGGTTGGCCTCTATACAATTCGGAGAGGATAAACAAAAGAGAAATATAGCCTCCTGCACAGGGCAGGAGGCTACGTTTAAGCATGGAAACCGATAAGGGTAGCTTTTTTGTCGAGACCGACAGTATCTTTGTTTGGAAAAGTAATGACGGAACTAATGTATTCCCATCTAATAAAAAGATGAACAGAGCACGTTTCTTCCTTCTGGTGCTCAGAGGGGATTTCGTCTCCTGATTCGTTCATCACTTCTGTTCTCTTGTGGCAAGGATTCTCCACCCAGATGCCCATGCTTTCTGTGTGCATTAACTTTACCATATACCACTGGTCAGGATGATAAATGCCGGTAATGGACCCGACAAGCTCTTCGGGAAAGTTGCGAAGCCTGATTTGGATTTTCTGATTGACAAAATTATCTAGATACATACAATCACTCCTTTAAATGAATCGGCTCTTATTTCTAGTTCCCTCGTATTCAATAAATAAAACAGAAAAAAGCTGCCGGATAGAACGGCAGCTTTTAAGTCATTGACTTGACTGGGAAGGGGCATCGTCAATCGGAATTTCAATTAGCTGATTGGAGCCAGTAGCTCTTGGCATTTTTCCATCCCATTTTTCAATCCATTTATTCTGGATCACTTCTTTAGAAATAGACTTCTTAATAATTTCGTTATATTTGGCAATCCCTTCAGCTTCGATTTTTTTCTTCTCAGCCTCTGCTTGAGCAATTTTTAATTCTATTTGCTTTCTCTCAAGCTCCTGGGCAGCTTCTACACGCTTGTCGATGGCAGCCTGAGTAGATTTATCGGGTTTTGGCACGCCAAGTGTCAGGTTATCAACGGTAAAGCCTAACCGGCCGACATCGTCAGCAAATAGATCTTGAACCTTTGAAGCGGCTTCGGAGGATTTTTCTCCATATGTATCAATAACGGAGTATTTAGCAACAGCTTTACGGCCAGCCGCCCACAGGCGTGTGCGCAGGTAGGACTCTTCAATTTGCTCTACTTCCACCGGACCAAACTTGTTAAAGACAGCTACTACTTTATCAGGCTGGATACTGTAGTTGTAGGCAAAGTCGACAGTCACGCTTTTCCCATCAGACGTAGCAACTTGAATATCTTTATAATTAACAGTTTGCATTCTAACCGGATATTTTGTCACTTTGTCAAATAAGCCGACAAGATGCCAACCTTGGCCAAGCGTTTCATCTTGAACACCGCCATTTGGGCTATACACAACGCCGACGTACCCATTTGGTATTTTTTCAATAAATAATGACAATAAAGCAATCCCGACTACTAAGACAACAGCAACAATAGATCCTCCCAAAATTTTACGGTTATTTTTTTTCTTTTTTGTTTGTTGTTCCATTTTCATCCTCCCCCAATTTTTCTTTTAGTCGATGAGCAGTGTCTCCAACCTTTTTAAACGAAGGAGAAAGC is from Bacillus sp. PK3_68 and encodes:
- a CDS encoding amidohydrolase, producing the protein MKAVLETVEKEVISWRRHFHENPELSYQEHNTSEYIYNLLKTFPNLEVTRPTKTSVLAVLKGSKQSEGKEHTIAFRADIDALPIQEEADVEFKSKNPGVMHACGHDAHAAMLLGAARVLSEKKAEVAGEIKFIFQHAEEVLPGGAQELVKQGVMKGVDYAFALHVSPYERTGTICIREGVFCAAADDFEIKITGRGGHASTPELTIDPLIIGAEITTNIQQIVSRKISALRAPVVSVTTFHAGGALNVIPEYAELGGTIRSLDPDSRVKAREHLEKIVKGITEAHGATYEINWYLGYPAVVNKKEAVDVSRAVVEEIRGKENAINVEEPMFGTEDFSAYSEAVPASMQFIGVHSEELGEAYPLHHPQFKIDENALKYGVEYFVGIAEKLCGQ
- a CDS encoding MFS transporter, whose protein sequence is MLPEQRKKMIILMINMFIAIGSFGIIIPILPAYLLSIGQGGTAAGLIIAIFAGAQLIMSPIAGKWADQYGRRIMIIAGLSGLALSMFVFYFSDTISILYLSRVIGGIGAALLIPAIFAYVADITTMEQRAKGNSLISAAMSLGIVVGPGVGGFLADFGLKMPLLVSAIIGVAAVAFSAIWLKESKEEVGFSSGVDDERMVKKLAQSVRKPYFIPLIITLVMSFGLMAYESVIGLFVDNKFGATPQEIAVMVTATGIVSVIVQLFIVDRIVHRYGEGAILNMFLAVTTIGFLSSFFASSYSLFFIVTLMIFLASSILRPVLNTLISKLAGNEQGFAMGMNNAYMSIGNVLGPTLAGLLYDVHIYYPFLLGLIILALTMLVSIAWQRKQKTAGRNAAVLK
- a CDS encoding PhzF family phenazine biosynthesis isomerase is translated as MLKVNVQHIDAFSSIPGKGNPAGVVLNGDDYTEKQMLAIAAAVGFNETAFVVSSKIADFRIRYFTPGHEVNLCGHATMGTVYALRMNGLLKQSSITIETNAGVLPIYIHEEHDQLLMTMQQAKPQFQPFKGLRSDLAASIGLREEDLHPTYPIVYGSTGIWTLIIPVKELSSFNKMNPLTESFPDILKERPKASLHPICFQVRDHDSDMHARHFSSPYSGTVEDAITGTASGVMGAYYKTFIKKDTVLPTTLIVEQGHEIDKEGRVYVHIKGEQDQLDLSISGTAAYVKNIEIEIE
- a CDS encoding prohibitin family protein, with the protein product MEQQTKKKKNNRKILGGSIVAVVLVVGIALLSLFIEKIPNGYVGVVYSPNGGVQDETLGQGWHLVGLFDKVTKYPVRMQTVNYKDIQVATSDGKSVTVDFAYNYSIQPDKVVAVFNKFGPVEVEQIEESYLRTRLWAAGRKAVAKYSVIDTYGEKSSEAASKVQDLFADDVGRLGFTVDNLTLGVPKPDKSTQAAIDKRVEAAQELERKQIELKIAQAEAEKKKIEAEGIAKYNEIIKKSISKEVIQNKWIEKWDGKMPRATGSNQLIEIPIDDAPSQSSQ